The Sesamum indicum cultivar Zhongzhi No. 13 linkage group LG6, S_indicum_v1.0, whole genome shotgun sequence genome has a segment encoding these proteins:
- the LOC105163821 gene encoding cytochrome P450 714C2 codes for MELEFVLKFSGSVVVIGVVGLFLHLYNVLVRKPERLRSVLRKQGISGPPPLPLLGNILEIKKLKTAAAAPPMCGPPATHNCGTTLFPFFEEWQKKYGEVFMFALGNTQILHVTQPDMVREITTCTSLELGKPLYQAQERGSLLGQGILTSNGPYWAHQRKVIAPELYMDKVKGMMNIITESTVTLINSWKSRIDESRSGIADIKIDQHMRSFSGDVISKACFGSNYSKGEEIFFKLRALQEAASKRILATGIPGMRHLPTKSNREAWALEKDIRTLILNVVKERQEAGYEKDLLQMLLEGAKNSELSSDMLDKFIVDNCKNIYLAGYETTAVSATWCLMLLASNPKWQERVRAEVLEVCKGQTLDYDMIRKMKQLTMVINESLRLYPPVTVVSREAFKDMKFGNIDVPKGMNVWTYVLTSHTDPEIWGPDAYEFNPERFASGITGACKFPHLYMPFGVGPRVCLGQNLALVELKVLIALILSNFSFTLSPSYIHSPALSLVIEPGNGVNLNVKKL; via the exons ATGGAGTTGGAATTTGTGCTCAAATTCTCAGGGTCTGTGGTGGTGATTGGCGTTGTGGGTTTGTTTCTGCATTTGTACAATGTTTTGGTACGGAAGCCTGAGAGGCTGAGGTCTGTGCTGAGGAAGCAAGGGATCAGTGGGCCGCCCCCGCTGCCGCTGCTAGGGAACATATTGGAGATCAAGAAGCTGAAGACGGCCGCCGCCGCCCCCCCCATGTGCGGCCCTCCCGCCACCCACAACTGCGGTACCACCCTCTTTCCGTTCTTTGAGGAGTGGCAGAAGAAATACG GCGAAGTGTTTATGTTTGCATTGGGGAACACACAAATACTGCACGTAACACAGCCGGATATGGTACGAGAGATAACCACATGCACATCTTTAGAGTTGGGGAAGCCTTTGTACCAAGCCCAAGAAAGAGGGTCTTTGTTGGGCCAAGGCATCTTGACATCCAATGGCCCTTACTGGGCTCACCAAAGGAAAGTTATTGCTCCTGAACTCTacatggacaaagtcaag GGGATGATGAACATAATCACAGAGTCCACAGTCACACTGATCAACTCCTGGAAAAGCAGAATAGATGAGAGCAGGAGTGGAATTGCTGACATAAAAATTGATCAACACATGAGAAGCTTTTCTGGAGATGTAATTTCAAAAGCCTGTTTTGGGAGCAATTACTCCAAAGGAGAGGAGATCTTCTTCAAGCTCAGAGCCCTCCAAGAAGCTGCCTCCAAGAGAATTTTGGCCACTGGAATTCCGGGAATGAG ACATCTCCCCACCAAGAGCAACAGGGAGGCGTGGGCGTTGGAGAAGGACATCCGAACGTTGATTTTGAATGTGGTGAAGGAGAGACAAGAAGCAGGATACGAGAAGGATTTATTGCAAATGCTTCTGGAGGGAGCCAAGAACAGCGAGTTGAGCTCAGACATGCTCGACAAGTTCATTGTAGACAACTGCAAGAACATATACTTGGCGGGGTACGAGACCACTGCTGTTTCGGCTACATGGTGCCTCATGCTTCTAGCCTCGAACCCCAAGTGGCAAGAACGCGTGCGAGCTGAGGTTCTTGAAGTTTGCAAAGGCCAAACCTTGGATTATGATATGATCCGGAAGATGAAACAA CTGACTATGGTGATCAACGAGTCGTTGCGACTATACCCTCCAGTGACAGTAGTGTCAAGGGAGGCCTTCAAGGACATGAAATTCGGCAACATAGACGTGCCCAAGGGCATGAACGTATGGACCTACGTGTTGACATCGCACACGGATCCCGAGATATGGGGGCCGGACGCCTACGAGTTCAACCCCGAGAGGTTTGCAAGTGGGATAACAGGCGCATGCAAGTTCCCACACTTGTACATGCCATTTGGGGTTGGGCCAAGAGTCTGTCTGGGACAGAACTTGGCCTTGGTTGAACTCAAGGTGCTGATTGCTCTCATCCTATCCAACTTCAGCTTCACCCTCTCCCCCTCCTATATCCACTCACCGGCGCTGAGTTTGGTCATTGAACCGGGCAATGGGGTTAACTTGAATGTGAAAAAATTGTag
- the LOC105163823 gene encoding cytochrome P450 714C2-like, with amino-acid sequence MAMEIQLLSRLVLSVVCVGVLGLFFRLYNALVADPCRLRSALRRQGLRGPQPTFLLGNILEMKRARDVAAKAATVNSQPTSHNCGAALLPFFEEWRKIYGDVFMFSLGNTQIVHVTQPEMVREITTCTSLDLGKPTYQAKERGSLLGQGILTSNGPLWAHQRKILAPELHMDKVKGMIILIQDSTIALLNSWSNIVEREGGLADINIDQDMRIFSGDVISRACFGSSYSKGEEIFMKLRELQEVASKKSLATGIPGMRHLPTKSNREAWALEKEVKTLIMNVVKERIEAGSEHDLLQMVIEGAKNSNLSEDAIDRFIVDNCKNIYSAGYETTAVSASWCLMLLASHPEWQEKIRAEVLDICKGQTPDAEMTRKMKLLTMAINESLRLYPPVSVISREALKDLKFGSIKFPKGVNLWTLVTTLHTDPENWGPDSYQFNPERFVTGITGACKSPHLYMPFGVGPRVCLGQNLALVELKILISMILSKFSISLSPKYVHSPALNLVIEPGHGVNLLIQQL; translated from the exons ATGGCCATGGAGATCCAACTTTTGTCCAGACTTGTCCTTTCTGTCGTGTGCGTCGGTGTTTTAGGACTGTTTTTCCGGCTGTATAATGCGCTTGTGGCGGACCCATGCCGGCTTCGCTCCGCCCTGCGGAGGCAGGGGTTGCGTGGGCCACAGCCTACTTTCCTTCTTGGTAACATATTGGAGATGAAAAGGGCCAGGGATGTAGCTGCCAAGGCCGCTACCGTTAACAGCCAACCGACCTCCCACAACTGTGGCGCTGCCCTTCTTCCCTTTTTTGAAGAGTGGAGGAAGATATACG GGGATGTGTTTATGTTTTCACTTGGCAACACGCAGATTGTGCATGTGACTCAACCGGAGATGGTGAGGGAGATAACTACGTGCACGTCGCTGGACTTGGGGAAGCCGACGTATCAAGCAAAAGAAAGAGGCTCTTTACTTGGACAGGGCATTCTCACCTCAAATGGACCTCTATGGGCTCACCAGAGAAAGATTCTTGCACCTGAACTCCACATGGACAAAGTTAAG gggatgataattttgattcaaGATTCGACTATCGCATTACTGAATTCATGGAGCAATATAGTTGAGAGAGAGGGTGGATTAGCGGACATTAATATTGATCAGGACATGAGGATCTTCTCAGGGGATGTGATCTCTAGAGCTTGTTTCGGGAGTAGTTACTCCAAAGGTGAAGAGATTTTCATGAAGCTCAGGGAACTCCAAGAAGTTGCATCCAAGAAAAGTTTGGCCACAGGGATTCCAGGCATGAG GCATCTACCGACAAAGAGCAACCGGGAGGCGTGGGCGCTTGAGAAAGAGGTCAAAACATTGATCATGAATGTGGTGAAGGAAAGAATCGAAGCGGGTTCTGAACATGACTTGCTGCAAATGGTAATTGAAGGAGCTAAAAATAGCAACCTGAGCGAAGATGCAATTGATCGATTCATCGTTGACAACTGCAAGAACATATACTCGGCGGGCTACGAGACAACGGCAGTTTCAGCATCATGGTGCCTAATGCTGTTGGCGTCACATCCTGAATGGCAAGAAAAAATCCGGGCAGAGGTTCTTGATATCTGCAAGGGCCAAACCCCAGATGCTGAAATGACTCGGAAAATGAAGCTG CTAACAATGGCAATTAATGAATCGCTACGTCTGTATCCTCCTGTTTCGGTCATATCAAGGGAGGCCTTGAAGGACTTGAAATTTGGGAGCATCAAGTTTCCCAAGGGTGTGAACCTGTGGACGTTAGTGACAACTTTACATACTGACCCTGAAAATTGGGGGCCTGATTCCTACCAATTTAACCCTGAGAGGTTTGTCACTGGGATCACTGGAGCATGCAAGTCGCCTCATTTATACATGCCATTCGGGGTCGGACCTCGGGTGTGTTTAGGCCAAAACTTGGCATTGGTTGAACTCAAGATATTGATATCAATGATTTTGTCTAAGTTCTCAATCTCCCTGTCTCCCAAGTATGTTCACTCACCAGCACTCAATTTGGTCATTGAGCCCGGCCATGGAGTTAATCTTTTGATTCAACAGTTGTAG